GCTGCCGACCTTTGTCAGCACGTAGTTGTCCAAGACTGCGACCTTAAGTTCATCGTTGGTCACGATGTACTGCTCCAGCCGGTCCGGCGTAACTTCTAGGCCCACGGCGAGTTCATCAATCCGAACAATACCGTGGTCATCCGCCAGCGTTGTTAGCCTCTCTGACAAGGCCTGAGTGAAGCCATTGAACACCAACCAGCCGTTAACAACTTCCCATTGCTTGCCAATGCGCGTGAAGATTTCACCGAACGTTGCGTCAAACTCGGCTGGCTTTCGTACGAGATCAGGAAGCTCCCTTCGGAGCTCATCCACAGGCAAGATTGGACGGGCACGCTTACCCACAGCCGCCACAACTTCTTTAAAGAGCGCACTATCCTTCTCAAAATCTTCCGCCAATTGTCGCTCCAACTGACGGATCCTCTCGCGCGTGAGACCAAACGCGGCACCGATGGAATCCAACGTCGCCTCACCAAGCCAACGGCTGCAAGCGATTCCGCGTTTGCGTTCATCACCGCCGGTGGCTCGAACGAGCTCATCCACGGCGCGTTGGAACAAAGTCCGCACTGGGGATTGCTGCTCCAGGTGTTCAGTAATTATGGGTACCTCAGCTGCGACGGCACTTGGTAACGACGCAACTTCTACAACCGCGCCATTTAGCTGTGCCCACCCGATGTACAACGCGGCTTGGTCCAACGCGCGGATTTCTTCGGACGTTCGACCCAAAAACTCAGCAGCGCGCCCAGCGGAGTCATCGTCGCTAAAAGGATTCTCACCAAAGGGGATGTCACCATAAGGGTTCTCCGCTGCGCCAATGCTATCGATCACCGCGGCATTTCCGCTGTCACTGGCTGCGAGAACCACAGCTTCCACCATGGCCACAAGCTTGTGTTCGCCTACTCCTGGTAGGTCACGCAAGTCCTCCACGGTTGCCTCCAGCGGTTGCGGGAACCGCGCAAACCACTGTGTGTACCCGCTCTTGTAAGAGCTTTGCACCTCGATCTCACTAAACGGTGTCAACTGGGGTGAGAGCTCCAGAAGTTTCTGTCTTGGGTGCTTGGCGCACCACTCCACCGCCAATGCCTTTGTGCCAGTATGCACACTTGTGCCAGAAACGCCAGTGCTCCACGGGAAGATCCCGTAGGTTTCTGTCAGATCAAGTTCAGCAGGCTGCGCCGACAGGTCCTGCTCCACGAGTTGCCCGCCCCCAGACATATTGCCCAACAGACGAGCAAAGGTCGTCTCACCAATAATTGGGACGCCATACTCCCTGGCCTTGCGCGCTTTTCCACTCATGGAGTCAGGGTTCGCTGCAACGAGTAGCACGGACTTCTTCGTCACGCCGCCGACGCTTAGCCCTACTGCCATTGCGCGACGTTCCCATTCTTCTCGGGGAAGATCGAACTGCCCCGTAAACGTCACTCTATCCCCAACAGACAGGCTGATGCCCAGTTCACTTTCCCCTCGCTGTGGTGCCGCAAGGAGTGCCTCGGCGGTATCGGCAGGCAGCCCCAGCTGCTCGTTGAGCAACAGCAGCGTGGCACGTTCTTCCTCTGTCACCTCACCATCAAGCCAAACCTCTACGGCGAGCTGCCGAATAAAATCTTCATGAATACTCATCACGTCATTGCTGGTGAGACCCTCCTGCTGTGCTTGGTTCTGCAGCTCGGCAATTTCAGACTTGGAAAGTTCCTTATCTACCAACGCTGCCGCGAGCAGTTTCTTGTACTTCTCCGCGTCTCCGGAGCCTTCAGGTGCTGCAGTATCTGCCAGGCGGGCCAGCCATTCACCACGCTTGTGTGTCAAATCTTCTGCCAATGCGGTGCGAGGTAGAAGCGCGCCGCGGGCAGGAAACTCATGCGGCGGGAGGGTAATTGCTCTGCTGCTTATCACCACATCAGTCCCTTGGCTAACCAGCTGGGCAAACAGCTCTGCAGTCGCCAATGCATCTGCCAGTGCCGAGTGCGGACGGGCATTTGTAATCCCAACAACTTCCAAGGCGTGCTCAAGGGTTGTGCCCTCGCCTGGATACGTCTGCTGGAACAACCGCTTGGTATCAACCACCCACGCCCCGTAGTTAGGCCACGCCACCCCTAAATTAGAAAACTCCCTCTGCAAGAACCGCACTTCGAAAGGCGCATTGTGTGCGACCACCGTGCGCCCGTTGAGAAGTTCGAAGAATTCCCCTGCGACTTCGCCGAAAAGGGGCGCATCCACAACGTCAGTCGGTGTGATGCGGTGAACGAATGAGTTCGGAATATCCCGCTGCGGCTGCACCAAGGTCTCCCACGTTGACTCCACCTCCCGGTTGTGGTCCAACAGAACCACACCTATCTCGATGACTCGATCAGTCGAACCAAAGCCTGTGGTCTCGAAGTCAACGACGGCGTATCGCTTAGAGGCAACCATGGGGCCTTCCTTCTAGCTTTTTGGATCAATGCGTTGGGCTACTCAATTGCGCTGCACACCACATCATATGTGTCGACATGTCTCGAGTCTGTCGGCCTGGCCCAGAAGTACCTTGAATTCCAATCAGAACATGCACAATAGACTGCATGTCGAAACTGGGCCTGACCCCCGGACAGTGGACACGTCGGGGGTTAGCTATGCTGCTTTGGTCAATGTAGCTGAAGTCTCGGCTTCAAAGACATCAGGGGCTGAGGTTACCCTCGTTTAGTGGACACCCGATTAGTGCGGATCTTGTGTCCGTAAGAGAGGATGTTCATTGTGAGTCAACAACGCCAGAAATACACACCTGAGTATCGACGCGAAGCCGCGAACCTGGTAATCGAATCGCAGCGCCCAATTGCTCATGTAGCGAAAGAAATTGGTGTCGCACCTGGTCTTTTAGGCCGATGGGTAAAAAATGAGCGTCAACGCCGAGGATCCTCCGATGGATTAAGCGAGGCTGATCTTCGTGCTGAGAATGCTCGTCTGCGCCGTGAGCTGGCAGAAGCCAAGATGGATAACGAGTTTTTGTCAAAAGCGACAGCCTTCTTCGCCGCAAGGCAACGCGAACAGAAAAGTTCGAATTGATGCAGCCAGAGAAGGCTAACTACAGCATCAAGCGCATGGCACGCTTGTTGAAGGTATCTCGGTCTGGATACTACAAATGGACCCATACACAGCAGCAACGACTATCCGGCGAAGATAATCGTGCAGCATTTTACAATGATGTTGACCGCAAGATTCACCAGATTTGGAAAAACTCCGACGAGGTCTATGGTGCTCCGCGGATCACCGCAGAGCTAGGTGAGCGCTACCAGATCAGTGTGAATCGCAAGACTGTGGCTAAGCGGATGCGTCTGATGGGCATTGAAGGGATTTCACCGCGTGCTTTTGTGCCGGTGACAACGATTCAATCTAAGCGTAAGTCCACGCTTCCTGACTTGGTCCGGCGCATGTTTGATACCGGTGAGCTTAACCGAGTGTGGATGTCAGATATTACTTATCTGCGCACTGGTGAAGGCTGGTTGTATTTGTGCGTGGTCCGCGATGGTCATTCCCGCAGGTTACTGGGCTGGGCTATGGATAGCGTGCAAGACACAAGTTTGGTCGAACGGGCCCTGCGGATGGCGCACACGCTGCGTGGTGACGTTGCTGACGGGCTGGTGTTTCACGCCGACCGTGGGACACAATTCACCAGTGAGAAGCTCTGGGAGGTGTGCCGCAGCCTAGGGGTTGCTCAGTCTGTGGGACGTACCGGAGTGTGTTTCGATAATGCGATGGCCGAGTCGTTCTGGTCGACGCTGAAAACTTAAGTTCTACGACCGTAAGCGCTGGCCAACCCGTGATGCCGCACGCAAGGCCGTTGCCTACTGGATTGAAGTAGTCTACAACCGTCGGCGCCGGCACTCCGCACTCGGGATGGTCAGCCCCGTCGATTTCGAAAATCACATCACCCAAACCAGAAACGAAGAAAAAATCGCTGCCTAACCGCTAGGTAGCTCCACTACGTGTCCAGGACCTGACCCCCATGTGGTGGACACCTGATATCCAGCCCAGTCGAGCTGGGAAGAAAGGTAATCTACCACCATGTCCAGGTACTCCGAACAGTTCAAACGCGATGCCGTGGCCCTCTATGAGAACAATGAGGACCTCTCGCTGAACTCAGCATCAGCCGAGCTCGGAATCAATCGAGCCTCGCTGCATTCTTGGGTCAAAAAGTACGGCACCGGCAAACGTGCTCGCACAAAGGCCATGCACGATAAAGCCCAAGCGGCGAATGATTCCGAGCGAATCCGCCAGCTAGAAAAAGAGAACGCAAAATTGCGCGAAGAGCGCGATATTCTGCGCAAGGCCGCCAAATATTTTGCCGAAGAGACACGCTGGTGATCCGCTTCCAGTTTGTCTATGACCACCGAACCGAGTACTCGGTCAAGCGGATGTGCCATGTGTTAAAGCTCAATCGCTCCTCGTTCTACAAATGGGTCAATACCCGCGAAAATCGCAGGTTAAAGATGTGCTCTGATGCTCTTATTGGTGCAAGAATCAAGACCATCTTCGATGATGAGCACGGGCTTTATGGTGCCAAACGCATCGCCGCAAGCCTCAACGACGATACGGACCTCGGCCCGACCAATCATAAGAAGGTCGCACGCATCATGAAATCGATGGGGATCAAAGGCTTTACCAAACGACGTCGATGCATCACCACCAAGCGCAAGCCTGGCCACCGTGTCATGCCAGATTTAGTAGGCCGCAATTTCACCGCTGACAGGCCGAACCACGTCTATGTAGGCGACATCACCTACCTGCCGTGCAAGGGAGGCAAAAACATGTATTTGGCTACAGTCATTGACACCTATTCACGGAAACTTGCAGGTTATGCACTCGCAGACCACATGCGTGTCTCACTGGTCATCGATGCCCTAGCCCACGCACACGGTGTGCGTGGCAGTCTTGACGGGGCTATTTTCCATTCCGATCACGGCAGCGTGTACACCTCACAAGCGTTTAGAAACTACTGCTCGTCGCTGGGTGTACGCCAATCCATGGGCGCGGTGGGAACGAGTGCCGATAATGTCCTGGCAGAGTCATTTAACGCCACCTTAAAACGTGAAGTGCTGCGTGATCGGAAAGTCTTTGATAATCCCATTATCTGCCGTCAGGAAGTCTTCCGGTGGTGCATGCGCTACAACACCCGCAGGCGCCACTCCTGGTGCAATCTTGTGGCTCCTGATGTCTTTGAAGCCGAGACTTCAGCTATACTAGCTAAAGTCGCATAGTTAACCCCCGATGTGTCCACTTTCCGGGGGTCGGGCCCCCACGATTTGCGGGCAACCCCAACACCTCTTTGCTTTGTTGTCAATATTGGCGAGTTATCTTGTGTAGATGTGCTGATAGTAGAGCGGATTTATGGGTGAGTTTTAATGATGTTTACTGTTTATTATCTCAGCGAGTATTCGTAGCTTCAGCTGTTAATTTTTCGGCTACAAGCTAGGCAGC
The window above is part of the Corynebacterium accolens genome. Proteins encoded here:
- a CDS encoding exonuclease domain-containing protein; translation: MVASKRYAVVDFETTGFGSTDRVIEIGVVLLDHNREVESTWETLVQPQRDIPNSFVHRITPTDVVDAPLFGEVAGEFFELLNGRTVVAHNAPFEVRFLQREFSNLGVAWPNYGAWVVDTKRLFQQTYPGEGTTLEHALEVVGITNARPHSALADALATAELFAQLVSQGTDVVISSRAITLPPHEFPARGALLPRTALAEDLTHKRGEWLARLADTAAPEGSGDAEKYKKLLAAALVDKELSKSEIAELQNQAQQEGLTSNDVMSIHEDFIRQLAVEVWLDGEVTEEERATLLLLNEQLGLPADTAEALLAAPQRGESELGISLSVGDRVTFTGQFDLPREEWERRAMAVGLSVGGVTKKSVLLVAANPDSMSGKARKAREYGVPIIGETTFARLLGNMSGGGQLVEQDLSAQPAELDLTETYGIFPWSTGVSGTSVHTGTKALAVEWCAKHPRQKLLELSPQLTPFSEIEVQSSYKSGYTQWFARFPQPLEATVEDLRDLPGVGEHKLVAMVEAVVLAASDSGNAAVIDSIGAAENPYGDIPFGENPFSDDDSAGRAAEFLGRTSEEIRALDQAALYIGWAQLNGAVVEVASLPSAVAAEVPIITEHLEQQSPVRTLFQRAVDELVRATGGDERKRGIACSRWLGEATLDSIGAAFGLTRERIRQLERQLAEDFEKDSALFKEVVAAVGKRARPILPVDELRRELPDLVRKPAEFDATFGEIFTRIGKQWEVVNGWLVFNGFTQALSERLTTLADDHGIVRIDELAVGLEVTPDRLEQYIVTNDELKVAVLDNYVLTKVGSYQDRAVSVLAINGEPMTAEAIMDTLGGGSSRSASNQFSIDPRLTKVSADQWALTEWGHEEFKSIASWISTRLAASTRTHMVVDAAGSSQEVPAIALNELLAQAERLRISELSIRQYAANGDFETRDGMVIARVDESGNVMEGDIADARDAYLRDGDWHLLLTVNKDHLRGSGFAVPTPIAAYYGVKVGESCALSSRLGEEFVRVNRLKQVSLSTIKRFLDELGVHEGQRVWLKLGKEKTFDVSIAPAVQHHEAGLARLYDFVGLDGTLMQPGESTEDSLARVNEMLGLSPQAPRRRTVAVFRHRHQDEIADLIQEL
- a CDS encoding IS3 family transposase (programmed frameshift), which encodes MSRYSEQFKRDAVALYENNEDLSLNSASAELGINRASLHSWVKKYGTGKRARTKAMHDKAQAANDSERIRQLEKENAKLREERDILRKAAKYFGRRDTLVIRFQFVYDHRTEYSVKRMCHVLKLNRSSFYKWVNTRENRRLKMCSDALIGARIKTIFDDEHGLYGAKRIAASLNDDTDLGPTNHKKVARIMKSMGIKGFTKRRRCITTKRKPGHRVMPDLVGRNFTADRPNHVYVGDITYLPCKGGKNMYLATVIDTYSRKLAGYALADHMRVSLVIDALAHAHGVRGSLDGAIFHSDHGSVYTSQAFRNYCSSLGVRQSMGAVGTSADNVLAESFNATLKREVLRDRKVFDNPIICRQEVFRWCMRYNTRRRHSWCNLVAPDVFEAETSAILAKVA